The Pseudodesulfovibrio sediminis genome includes the window CTGTCTATGATGGCGGTTTCGTATTCTTTGCCCGAAAAAATTGTTTGGCCTTTGCCGGTGATAGCTGCTGCCGATAGGTTTCTTGGCCCCGGTGTCGCGCGGGAGAACGTCAGCGATGGCTGGCGACCAAGGCTTCTGAGACGGACGTTGACCACTTCCACTGGCTTGTCGTTGCGGTGGCCATATTGTTTCTCGTGCAGGGTGTGAAAAGCTTCGATGGGGGCATCACAGAACGGGACCACTATCTCAAAGGATTGGCCGGTGTATCGCATGTCCAGATACCGTTCGTGGGTGATATCGGATTGGATCAGTCCTTCTGCGGAGAGTTCTGCCTCTCCTCGGGCTTCCAGCTGTGCGAAAGCGTGTTCCATGGCATCAGGGGTGAAGTCGTCGGCACCGCACATGATCGTGCGGGAGTAGTCCTTGACCACGTCGGCCATGAGCATGCCGGTGGCCGAGAGAATGCCGGGATTGACCGGGATGAAGACCGTGGGCATGCCGAGCAGTCGGGCCAGTTCTGTGCAGTGCATGCCGCCCGCGCCGCCGAAAGAGAAGAGGGTAAACTCCCGCGGGTCGAAGCCTTTTTCCACGGAGATGATCCTGATGGCCCGCTCCATATTGGCATTGGCCACGGCCAGTATGCCCTCGGCCAGCTCCACTGGGGACATGTCGAGCTGGTCAGCCAGCGCTTCAATGGCTGTTCGTGTTTGTGTCTCAGCCAGTTCCATGCCTCCGCCGAGGAAGTGCTCGGGAACGATACGGCCCAGATACAGGTTGGCATCCGTCACCGTGACCTGATCGCCGCCCTGCGCATAACAAATGGGACCTGGGGTGGCTCCTGCGCTTTCAGGGCCGACCGTCAGGGAGCCGCCCGGGTCAAGGGCCGCGATGGAGCCGCCGCCCGCACCCACGGTGTGGATGTCGATCATGGGCACTTTCACTGGATAGCCTGAGATGGCCGAGGTCGTTGTCAGCGGGAGGACTTGATCCATAAGGCTGACATCGGAGCTGGTGCCGCCCATGTCAAAGGTGATGATCTTGTCGAATCCGGCCATTTTTCCCAGCTCCAGCGCACCCACCGCACCACCGGCCGGGCCGGACAGGATGGTGCGCACTGATTCCCGCATGGCCGTTGCCGCCGAGATGGAGCCGCCATTGGACTGCATGACGCGCAGAGAGTTGCCTGACACGGCCTGGTTCAGGGAGGTCAGATAGCGGGTCATGATGGGCGAGACATAGGCGTTGATGACCGTGGTGGAGGTGCGTTCAAATTCGCGGAATTCGGCCAGGATATCGCTGGAAAGTGAAGCCGGCAGGTCCAGCGCGGTCAGCATGTCGCCTATCTGCCGTTCATGGCTGGGGTCAAGGAAGGAGAAGAGCAGGCAGACGGCCACGGATTCGGCGCCGCTGTCCTGTATCCGCCGGATGACTGCTCGGGTGGCTTCAGCTTCGAAGTCCTCTATGATGTCTCCTTCTGAAGAAACTCGGCCGAGGATGCCAAAGCGCAGTGCTTCGGGGATGATGTGGGGCTGTCGTCGGTAAGCGAGGTCGTAGAGACGGGATCGATTCTGCCGGCCTATTTCGATGATGTCGGTGAAGCCTGTATTGGTCACCAATGCCGTGCGCACGCCCTTGCGCTCCAGAATGGCGTTGGTCGCCACGGTGGAGCCGTGGACAATGGACATGCCGAGGTCCTGGATGCGGTCATCCAGTCCGAGGGTCTGCACGATATGCTTCAGCCCGTTGATGACGGCCTCGGCAGGGTTGTGCGGGGTGGACAGGGTCTTGTATGTGCCGGTGGTCTCGCCTGTCACATAGGTGAAATCAGTGAATGTGCCGCCAGTGTCGACGCCGATGGTGATCATGCTTGTCTCCCTTGAATGTCGGGGCGCGATAATACAGTAAAGCGCAACGGACCTCCAGTGGTAAGGCTTGCCTTGCTCCAAGGTGTCTGGAAGCGTATAGGTGAGTGTATGAAAGTAGTGCTCACGTATATACACCACAATTGTTTTGTCATGAAAACCGACACGCGCACCTTCCTCTTCGATTGTCCGGGGGACGCTCATCTTCCAGTTAACGGAGCGGACAGTATCGGTCGGGCAGTGGCCGATACCGAGCTGACCGTGTTCATTTCCCATGGACATGAAGATCATCTGAATGAAGATCTTGATTCCCTGACGTCTCCGGCAAAGAGCGTGCAGTATGTGCTGTCAGAAGACATCGAGGACATGCGGCCCGAGGCGCTCCCGACAAAGGGGGAGGTGCTTATCGTGGAGCCGGATGAAACTTACGCGTATGACGGGATGCGTATCGAGACGCTCATGAGCAATGATCTTGGCGTAGCTTTTCTGGTCACGGACGGGGCGTTTCGATTCTATTTCGGTGGAGATCTGGCCAAGTGGATATGGAAAACCGCTTCGGCCAGGGAGCAGGCATTCACCTCGGCCTTTTTTAGACAGGCCATGCAGCGTGTGAGCGACTTCAAGCCGCATGTGGCATTCTCCAATGTCGATCAGCGGCTGGAGAATCTTGCCGGAGGAGTGGAGGCGTATCATGAAGCTGGCGCTCGTGTCTTCGTGCCCATGCATACATTCGGCGAGACAGACTGGTTGCCCCGGTTTGCAGCCTCTCTGGGAGCATCCGGAGACGAGGTCTTTCTCTATGCAAATACCGGAGATCGTGTCGAGTATGTTTTTTGAGTTTACAGTTCTCCCATCATCTTGATATACAAGCTGAATTACACAAATATGACATGTTTACATCTGGGGGCTGCATGTTGAATCGGGTTTTCATTTTTGCCATGGTCGTGGCGCTGGCGTGTTGTCTATCGGGTGCTCCGAGTGCGCACGCAGCAGCATCGGCCGCAGTCTTGCAGGCAGCGGGCAGTTCTCATTCCAGTTCGAAATCCGATACGTCTGTGGCCATCCCGTCGGACTCAACGCCCGAACAGATCAGCGCGATCATGGCCGGATTGAGCGATGAGCAGGTCCGTCGCCTGTTGCTGGAAGAGTTGAAAAAGAACGCTGAGATGGAGAAGAAACCTGCGGCACCCACCGGACTCGAAGGGGTGCTTGCCAGTCTGCGCTCTGATGCGAACTTTGTCCGTGACCGTTTCCAATATCTTTTTTCGGGCGCGTCAACGGCTCCGAGAGACGTGCCCCGGGCCTTCAGCCATTTTCTGGCCGGGGATGATAATATGGGGCCGGGCATGCTTCTGCTCGCCCTGGTGGCATTGTCGGTGTTCTGGGTTGGCGGTACGTTCCTTTTCAAGAGACGGACGGTCCATTTTCGCAAGGCCATAGCCCGCACGCCCGGAGAGCTGCCCTGGTATGAACAGATGGGACGGCTTTTTCTGCGGGCTGTTCTGGATATTTTCGGCGTTGTGCTGGTCGGCGGTGTCGCCTTTGCCTGCTATCTCGTTATTTTCGACAAAGGCGCTGGTTCAAAGATCGTCATTATTGCCTGGTTGTTGGCCATGATTTTCCTGGCCCTGGTCAAGATATCAGCGCGGTTTCTTCTGGCACCGCATGCCCCCTCGCTGCGGTATCTGCCCCTGACCGATGCGACCGCTCAGTATATGTTCAGGTGGGTGGTGAACATTGCCCGGATTCTCGCCCTGAGCATGCTCGTGAACACCATCCTGCGGCTTCATGGAAGTGGTGAGGCCGTGAACTTGCTGGTCATGACCTTTTTCGGGTTTGTCGTCGCCTTTGTGCTGACGCTGCTTGTTCTGTGGAACAAGAAACCCATTGCGGATGCCATACGGCGCAATACCGAGGCCGACGGGCTGGTTCATCAGTTTGCCGACTCCTGGCATGCGGCAGCCATGTTGTATATTTTCGGTTCATGGATGCTCTGGGTTTTCGCCATCATGCTGTTTGGTGCGCAGGCGCGGCTTATCGGAATCATGACATTGCTTCTGGTGCCGGGATATCTGCTTGTGGAGTGGGCCACGCAACGGTTGGTGGACTTTGCCGTGGACATGGCCGGGACACGGATGCCGACCGATGAGGAAGAAGGGGATGAGCTTCCACAGGGACTCATTCGTTTTCAGAAGTTCCTGCGGAACGGGTTTCATGTGCTGGTCCTGGCGGCCACGGTTTTCCTGTTCTTGCGCATATGGGGTATCAATCTTCAATTCGGACGCGAGGTGGTTCGGGCTGCCATATCCATTTTACTGACCTTGATTCTGGCATATATGTTGTGGGTCTATGTCAATCGGTTTATCGAACGTAAACTCATGGAAAAACAGGAAGAACAAAGTTCAGGGAGCGGTGAAGGCGATGGCGGCGGCCCGGGCGGCGACCGTTTTTCGACCCTGCTGCAACTGGTCAAGAAGTTCATCTTCGTGGGTATTGCGGCGGTGACCGTTCTGGTCATGCTGTCCTCGCTCGGTGTGGATATCGGGCCGCTCATTGCCGGTGCGTCCATATTCGGCATCGCCATTGGTTTTGGCGCGCAGACCCTGGTGAAAGACATCATCTCCGGTATATTCTTTTTGACCGACGACGCCTTCCGGGTGGGGGATTACATCGAGACCAGCGGTGCCATGGGCACTGTGGAGGAAATTTCGGTTCGCTCGCTCAAGCTGCGGCACCACCTTGGCTTCCTGTATACCATTCCCTTTGGCTCGATGAAGATGATCAAGAACAACACCCGCGACTGGGCGGTCATGAAGTTGCAGTATCTGGTGCCGTTTGACACCGATATCGGGCAGGTGAAGAAGATCATCAAGAAAATCAACAAGGAAGTGCGAGCGGTCCCGGAACTCAACGAGGTCATGCTTGGCGACATCAAGAGCCAGGGCGTCAAGGCCATGGAAGAGTACGGCATGCGTATGCGGGTCAAGTTCATGACCAAACCCGGTGGCCAGTTCACCCTGCGCAAGCTGGTGCTCGCCAAGATGCGCAAGCATTTTGCCGAGGCCGGGATTGAGTTCGCCAAGCCGCGTGTGGCCGTTCAGATCCCTGATTCCAGCAATATGACCGATGAGGATCGTGCGCATGTGGCCGCCGCAGCCGGAAAGACGGTGGAGGACAAGCAAAAGGCGAAGAAAGCCGCCTCACATGATAAATCCAAATAAGAACGGAAGGATGTACGGTTTTTCTATCTGATACCTGGTGGGACTCATTATGGTGTATAGTCGGGAGTATGAACTTGTAGACGATTGGATCCGTATCACGACTACTGGACGGATCGACTCGGGTGATGAATTCATCGACAAAGTGCTTGTCGGGGCCGACAAGGTGCTTGAACTCGACGTCAGACTCGTGCTGCTGGACGAGCTTCAGCTCGAACTGGCGCTCGATAATCTGGACATCAAGCTGGGGGTCGGCAGTCTTGATCACAGCGAGGTGCATACCTTGGGGTTGCGTATCGCCTGCCTGTTTCCTCCGGCAAACCGGGCGCTCTATACGATGTATGAGACCGTGTACCGGAACAGGTCGATCAATTTTCGTCTTTTTGATGATGAACAGGCTGCTATCGCCTGGCTGAAAGAGTAAGTGGAATCCCTTGTTAGCTGACCTGTTTCGGGTTAGGATTTTGCAATCAACGCGCAACCTCTTGACCCTCAGGAGCCTTTTTTGTCAGCTCAGGATTCTCTGCACGCCTTTTTTCATCCCGATACCGTTGCCGTCATCGGCGCCTCTGCTACACCCGGAAAGGTCGGTCATACCATTGTCTCCAATATGCTGAATGCCGGTTTCAGCGGCAAGCTGTTTCCGGTGAACCCCAAGGGGGGGAGCATTGAAGGGCTGGATGTCATCTCCGATATTGCGGATCTGCCTCGTGGTCTTGATCTGGGTGTTGTTTCAGTTCCTCCCCAATTCGTGATTCCGTCCATCAAGGCCCTGGCCGAGATCGGGACAAAGTCCGCCATAGTCATCACTGCCGGGTTCAAGGAAGTGGGTACTGAGGGATACCACATGGAGCAGGAAATCATCGCCCTGTGCGAGGAGCATGATATGGCTCTGCTCGGTCCCAACTGTCTGGGCATGATGAATACGGCGGCCGGGGTCAATGCCTCTTTTGCCGCAGGCCAGCCCAGCCCCGGCTCCATAGCCTTTTTCTCGCAGAGCGGTGCGCTCTGCGTAGCCATTCTCGACTGGGCGCTCGGTGCGAATGTCGGCTTCTCCAAGTTTGTCTCTCTGGGCAACAAGGCTGTTCTGGATGAAGCGGATATGCTTGACTACCTGAACGAGGATGAGGCCACAAAGGTCATTCTCGGCTATATCGAGAACGTGGAACACGGCGATGCTTTTCTCAAGGCCGCGCACAAGGCCTGTCTGAACAAGCCGGTCATCATGATCAAGTCCGGCAAGACTGCGGCAGGAGCAAAGGCCGCCTCGTCGCATACCGGCGCCATAGCCGGGTCGGATCAGAGCTATACCGCCGCATTCCATAAGTCGGGCGTCATCCGGGTAGGGGACGTCGCTTCCTTGTTCAATCTGGCCCAGGCTTTTTCCTGCCAGCCATTGCCCAAGGGACCGAACCTGGCGGTGGTCACCAACTCCGGTGGTCCTGGCATTCTCGCCGCGGATGCAGCGGACCGCTCCTGTCTGACCATGGCTGCCCTGTCGCAGAGAACCATCCAGAAACTGCAGGAATTTCTTCCCAGCTATGCCGCCTTTTACAATCCGGTGGATATCATCGGTGACGCGGATGCGGACCGGTACGCCAGAACGCTGGATGTCGTGGCGGAGGATCCCATGGTCCATTCCATCATGGTGCTGCTCACGCCCACCGCGTCCGTGGAGATAGAGAAGACCGCGCAGTCGGTCATCCGCATTGCGCGAAAGTGCGGCAAACCGGTATTCGCCTGCTTCATGGGTAAGACCCGCGTGGCAAAGGCCAGGGAACTGCTCATGGAAGCGGATATTCCCTGTTATGCCTTCCCCATAGCCGCAGTGCATGCCATTGAGACAATGTACGAATACTACCTGTGGAAAAGCCGTTCAAAACCTGAGTTCAAGGAGGTCGAGCGCGACCTTGAAACAGCCCGGGGGCTGATCCGGGAACATGAGCAGCGCAAGCAGGCCGAGATCGTGGAATTCGAGGCGCAGCAGATGTTGCAGGCATATGGATTGCCCACGCCGAAGACCGTGTTGGCCCGCTCCTCGGACGAGGCGGTGGCCGCTGCCGAGGAGATCGGCTATCCCGTGGTGCTCAAGATCGCCTCTCCTGATATTTCTCACAAATCCGATGTCGGTGGCGTCAGGGTGAATCTGGGTAATGCCACAGCGGTCCTGAATGCTTTCAAGCAGATCACGGCCCAGGCGCAGCGTATGCGTAGGGAGGCGTATATCGCGGGTTGCCTGGTGCAGGAGATGGCTCCTGCCGGGGTCAAGGAAGTGATCATCGGATTCAAGCGGGATGAACAGTTCGGCCCCATGCTCATGTTCGGTCTCGGAGGTATCTATGTGGAGATCATGAAGGATATCTCGTTCAGACTCGCGCCGCTCTCTCGTCAGGATGCGTTCAAGATCGTGCGCGAGATCAAGTCCTACATGCTGCTTAAGGGGCTCAAGGGTGAACAACCCGTGAATTTCACCGCGCTTCAGGATATCATTCTGGCGATGTCGCAATTGGCTCTTGATCATCCGCAGATACTGGAAGCGGAGTTCAATCCTGTTCTCGTGAATCACGAGCGGGCGCTCGTTGCCGATGTTCGGATGACGCTCCAATTGAAAAACGATTAGGGCGATTATCGCAGTATCAGAGTGACGGTCGGTTCTGACTGGTGTCCGTCAACGGTATCGCCATGCGTTCTCCTTGGACTCTGGTGCTGTCATGGACACTTGGGAAGGGTTACCGTGATCGTTGTTCCCTCTTCATTGGATGATCGCATGGTAATCGTGCCGTTCATGACTTCGGTCATGATCCTTGCTGAATACGTTCCGAGTCCCGTGCCGGTGCGTTTGTTGGCCGTGGTGTACTTGTTGAAAAAGCTGTCTTGGATAGCTTCAGGGACAGGCATGGTGTTGTGAATGGTGAAGGACACATTGGCATCGTCATCATCGATGGCAATAGAGACGGTATCGGATATGTCAGAGGCTTCAATGGCATTCTTTATGAGATTGCCCAACAGAGAATAGAGCAGAGTCTCTTCTGCCTGAAGAGTCAGGGAATCCGAACTTCCGACAGGCTTTCCGCTTCGCGTGAGTTGCAGCTCCACGTCGTTTGCTTGCGCTTCTCCGGAGACATTCCTCATCACTCTGCGTGTGATATTGATGACATCTATGTCTTCCGGCACGTATGTGTATTTACCTGTTTCGATTTTATATATGTCCAGGCTCCTGTTGATCATGTCCAACCCTGTATCCAGGGCAGAGCGCATATCTTTCAACATGTCTTTTTGGTCATCGGTCACGGGTGTGTAGTTCGTAAGGTACTGAATGCCGTTGAGTACGCCGATGAGGGGCGCCTTGAGGTCGTGACGGGTGATCAGCTCCACATCTGCCCTGAGTTCTTCGGCTTCCTTTCCCGATTTAATACGCGCTGACTCCAGGGAGAGCAGGATGATGACAATGCCGAGCAGGAGCGCACAGGTCAGTATGGTCCCATAGGTGGCATAGGTCGTGAATCGCTTCAGCTCATTGACGGACTCCGTGGCATTGAAATGAAACTCGAAGGCACCGAGAAAACGCCCGTTTTTCAGTATGGGGACAACGGTTTTGACCACGGCCAACTCCCTTGTCGCGATGTCGGAGGTCTTTTTGTTTTCCCAGACCAAGTGCGAGGACGTTTCACCCTGAGCGACTGTTTTCTGATAGTAGGGGGCGTTGTTGGTCGTGCCGATTCTGGTTCTGTCACTGGAGTAGATCACCTTCCCGATCGAGGAGTACACAATGATTCCCAGCATGCCGAACTCATGTTCAAGGCGGTAGACATCCGCCATGAACATGGGGGAATCAGTGGCCTTGTTCGTCAGGGCAGACTGTTGGACGGACGAGGGGATGGTGTGCCTGGCGAGCCTTTCGGATTGGGTCTCGATGGCTTTGACGAGGATGTGCGTATAGGCGGGGTAGATGACCGTGGTGTTGACCAGAGGCAGGGCGACGACGGTGATAACTGCAAGTAGAAGGATGCCCAGCAGGGGGCGGCTTCGTCTGTACAGAACACGAGGAGAGATGTGAGCTGATGACGCTGCCCTGGAGCCTTTTGCTGGCTGGGTACATTCTCGCCGGTTCATCTCCGCTACGTCCTCCAGGTTGCTTCTCCTCGGAAATCAAGTGAAGCATACCATACGGGCGAAAAGTAGCAAGTCGATACAACTCGCAAGTGGAACCGTGTGTTGGCGGCGTATCAGGAAGCTGCGGAGCAGGAGAGGATCATGCCGGCAATTTCGCGGAGTATTTTTGCTGCGGTCATGGCGGTGACACCGTTGATGTCCCGGTCAGGGTTTAGCTCCACGATATCTGCCCCGATGATCGGAGCGTCCAGGGCCTGGATGATATCGAGGATGCTCCGGGTACTCATGCCGCCAGGTTCGTGGTGGGAGACACCGGGGGCAAAGGCCGGATCAAGGGCGTCCATGTCGACCGAAATATATACTGGAGTGTCGAACGAGAGCGTGGGCCAGGTTGATTGGTCCTTCATTTCCAGCCACTTGATGCCGAATTGGGCTTTTTGCTCACGCTGATGGCCCGAAGCCGTGCGGATCCCCACTGAGATCAATTCGGTGCAGAGGGACTCTTCCATGATGCGGGAGAAAGGGCAGGCGTGGGAGTGCGGGTTGCCTTCGAACTCATGATAACAGTCCGGGTGGGCATCGAAGTGGAGGATGGTGAATTCCCCCACAGCGCGGTGCATTCCCTTGACCAGCGGGTAGGTGATCGAATGATCGCCGCCAATGAAAATGGGGGTTGTCGCTGCCTCTCCTGCTTTTCTGGCGGCGTCTGTAATGGTTGAAAAAGCGGTCTCCGCACTTCCCGGATCGATCGTTCCGGCGTGGTCTATGACCCCGGAGAGATCATGGGCGGTTTCTGTCCACAGATTGGCCGAGTCGCAATGCAGCGCCTCCACCACTGCGAACGGCCCTTTGGCAGGGCCGCGCAGGTAGGATGAATTGTGGTCCAGTGGAACGCCGATCAGAGAGATGCGGGGCAACATGGTGGTCCTAGAGGATGTAGCGGGACAGGTCGCGATCTTCTACAACATGGTCCAGTTGTTCAACGACGTAATCCCGGTCGATGACGATCTTCTGGCCGGATTTGTCCGGTGCCTCGAAGGAGAGGTTGGCCAGGATCTTTTCCATGATGGTGTAGAGCCTACGCGCGCCAATGTTTTCGGATTCCTCATTGATCTTTTCAGCAGTGGCCGAGATCTCTTCAAGTGCTTCCTTGGTGTATTCGATGGCGACACCCTCGGTTTCGAGCAACGCCTTGTATTGCACGGTGAGCGCGTTTTTCGGCTCGGTCAGGATGCGGTAGAATTCTTCCTTGTGCAGGGAGGCAAGCTCCTCGCGCAGGGGGAAACGTCCCTGAAGTTCCGGGATGAGATCGGACGGTTTGGCAAAATGAAAGGCTCCGGCTGCGATGAACAGGATATGATCAGTCTTGATCATGCCGTATTTGGTGTTGACCACACTGCCTTCCACGATGGGCAGCAGGTCTCGCTGGACCCCTTCGCGAGAGACATCGGCAGAACCGCCGCCTGTCTGGTCGTGCCGTGAGGCGATCTTGTCCATTTCATCGACAAACAGAATGCCTTGCTGCTCAACACGTTCACGAGCCAGCTCGTTGACGGCATCGGGATCGATGAGTTTGTCGGCCTCTTCGTCGATAAGGGTCTGGTACGCGTCCTTGATCTTCATCTTGCGCGTT containing:
- a CDS encoding hydantoinase/oxoprolinase family protein is translated as MITIGVDTGGTFTDFTYVTGETTGTYKTLSTPHNPAEAVINGLKHIVQTLGLDDRIQDLGMSIVHGSTVATNAILERKGVRTALVTNTGFTDIIEIGRQNRSRLYDLAYRRQPHIIPEALRFGILGRVSSEGDIIEDFEAEATRAVIRRIQDSGAESVAVCLLFSFLDPSHERQIGDMLTALDLPASLSSDILAEFREFERTSTTVINAYVSPIMTRYLTSLNQAVSGNSLRVMQSNGGSISAATAMRESVRTILSGPAGGAVGALELGKMAGFDKIITFDMGGTSSDVSLMDQVLPLTTTSAISGYPVKVPMIDIHTVGAGGGSIAALDPGGSLTVGPESAGATPGPICYAQGGDQVTVTDANLYLGRIVPEHFLGGGMELAETQTRTAIEALADQLDMSPVELAEGILAVANANMERAIRIISVEKGFDPREFTLFSFGGAGGMHCTELARLLGMPTVFIPVNPGILSATGMLMADVVKDYSRTIMCGADDFTPDAMEHAFAQLEARGEAELSAEGLIQSDITHERYLDMRYTGQSFEIVVPFCDAPIEAFHTLHEKQYGHRNDKPVEVVNVRLRSLGRQPSLTFSRATPGPRNLSAAAITGKGQTIFSGKEYETAIIDRNALAPGNNFTGPAIVTEYSSTIVIPPQVTVQVDEWSNLILDIH
- a CDS encoding MBL fold metallo-hydrolase — encoded protein: MKVVLTYIHHNCFVMKTDTRTFLFDCPGDAHLPVNGADSIGRAVADTELTVFISHGHEDHLNEDLDSLTSPAKSVQYVLSEDIEDMRPEALPTKGEVLIVEPDETYAYDGMRIETLMSNDLGVAFLVTDGAFRFYFGGDLAKWIWKTASAREQAFTSAFFRQAMQRVSDFKPHVAFSNVDQRLENLAGGVEAYHEAGARVFVPMHTFGETDWLPRFAASLGASGDEVFLYANTGDRVEYVF
- a CDS encoding mechanosensitive ion channel family protein codes for the protein MLNRVFIFAMVVALACCLSGAPSAHAAASAAVLQAAGSSHSSSKSDTSVAIPSDSTPEQISAIMAGLSDEQVRRLLLEELKKNAEMEKKPAAPTGLEGVLASLRSDANFVRDRFQYLFSGASTAPRDVPRAFSHFLAGDDNMGPGMLLLALVALSVFWVGGTFLFKRRTVHFRKAIARTPGELPWYEQMGRLFLRAVLDIFGVVLVGGVAFACYLVIFDKGAGSKIVIIAWLLAMIFLALVKISARFLLAPHAPSLRYLPLTDATAQYMFRWVVNIARILALSMLVNTILRLHGSGEAVNLLVMTFFGFVVAFVLTLLVLWNKKPIADAIRRNTEADGLVHQFADSWHAAAMLYIFGSWMLWVFAIMLFGAQARLIGIMTLLLVPGYLLVEWATQRLVDFAVDMAGTRMPTDEEEGDELPQGLIRFQKFLRNGFHVLVLAATVFLFLRIWGINLQFGREVVRAAISILLTLILAYMLWVYVNRFIERKLMEKQEEQSSGSGEGDGGGPGGDRFSTLLQLVKKFIFVGIAAVTVLVMLSSLGVDIGPLIAGASIFGIAIGFGAQTLVKDIISGIFFLTDDAFRVGDYIETSGAMGTVEEISVRSLKLRHHLGFLYTIPFGSMKMIKNNTRDWAVMKLQYLVPFDTDIGQVKKIIKKINKEVRAVPELNEVMLGDIKSQGVKAMEEYGMRMRVKFMTKPGGQFTLRKLVLAKMRKHFAEAGIEFAKPRVAVQIPDSSNMTDEDRAHVAAAAGKTVEDKQKAKKAASHDKSK
- a CDS encoding acetate--CoA ligase family protein, producing the protein MSAQDSLHAFFHPDTVAVIGASATPGKVGHTIVSNMLNAGFSGKLFPVNPKGGSIEGLDVISDIADLPRGLDLGVVSVPPQFVIPSIKALAEIGTKSAIVITAGFKEVGTEGYHMEQEIIALCEEHDMALLGPNCLGMMNTAAGVNASFAAGQPSPGSIAFFSQSGALCVAILDWALGANVGFSKFVSLGNKAVLDEADMLDYLNEDEATKVILGYIENVEHGDAFLKAAHKACLNKPVIMIKSGKTAAGAKAASSHTGAIAGSDQSYTAAFHKSGVIRVGDVASLFNLAQAFSCQPLPKGPNLAVVTNSGGPGILAADAADRSCLTMAALSQRTIQKLQEFLPSYAAFYNPVDIIGDADADRYARTLDVVAEDPMVHSIMVLLTPTASVEIEKTAQSVIRIARKCGKPVFACFMGKTRVAKARELLMEADIPCYAFPIAAVHAIETMYEYYLWKSRSKPEFKEVERDLETARGLIREHEQRKQAEIVEFEAQQMLQAYGLPTPKTVLARSSDEAVAAAEEIGYPVVLKIASPDISHKSDVGGVRVNLGNATAVLNAFKQITAQAQRMRREAYIAGCLVQEMAPAGVKEVIIGFKRDEQFGPMLMFGLGGIYVEIMKDISFRLAPLSRQDAFKIVREIKSYMLLKGLKGEQPVNFTALQDIILAMSQLALDHPQILEAEFNPVLVNHERALVADVRMTLQLKND
- a CDS encoding sensor histidine kinase yields the protein MNRRECTQPAKGSRAASSAHISPRVLYRRSRPLLGILLLAVITVVALPLVNTTVIYPAYTHILVKAIETQSERLARHTIPSSVQQSALTNKATDSPMFMADVYRLEHEFGMLGIIVYSSIGKVIYSSDRTRIGTTNNAPYYQKTVAQGETSSHLVWENKKTSDIATRELAVVKTVVPILKNGRFLGAFEFHFNATESVNELKRFTTYATYGTILTCALLLGIVIILLSLESARIKSGKEAEELRADVELITRHDLKAPLIGVLNGIQYLTNYTPVTDDQKDMLKDMRSALDTGLDMINRSLDIYKIETGKYTYVPEDIDVINITRRVMRNVSGEAQANDVELQLTRSGKPVGSSDSLTLQAEETLLYSLLGNLIKNAIEASDISDTVSIAIDDDDANVSFTIHNTMPVPEAIQDSFFNKYTTANKRTGTGLGTYSARIMTEVMNGTITMRSSNEEGTTITVTLPKCP
- the speB gene encoding agmatinase; amino-acid sequence: MLPRISLIGVPLDHNSSYLRGPAKGPFAVVEALHCDSANLWTETAHDLSGVIDHAGTIDPGSAETAFSTITDAARKAGEAATTPIFIGGDHSITYPLVKGMHRAVGEFTILHFDAHPDCYHEFEGNPHSHACPFSRIMEESLCTELISVGIRTASGHQREQKAQFGIKWLEMKDQSTWPTLSFDTPVYISVDMDALDPAFAPGVSHHEPGGMSTRSILDIIQALDAPIIGADIVELNPDRDINGVTAMTAAKILREIAGMILSCSAAS
- the hslU gene encoding ATP-dependent protease ATPase subunit HslU, with amino-acid sequence MSNLTPREIVSELDKYIIGQNDAKRMVAIAMRNRWRRQQIDPELRDEIAPKNIILMGPTGVGKTEIARRLARLAKCPFFKVEATKFTEVGYVGRDVESMIRDLMEIGVSMVRKEETEKVRIKAEKNAEERLLDLLLPGKKPQEGGPMGFFAGNQSGEIEEVKEEPKDSATREKFRQMFRAGQLDEREVEMSVTVQSGAQVEIMAIPGMEDMGSNLQSAFSNMFPGKRKTRKMKIKDAYQTLIDEEADKLIDPDAVNELARERVEQQGILFVDEMDKIASRHDQTGGGSADVSREGVQRDLLPIVEGSVVNTKYGMIKTDHILFIAAGAFHFAKPSDLIPELQGRFPLREELASLHKEEFYRILTEPKNALTVQYKALLETEGVAIEYTKEALEEISATAEKINEESENIGARRLYTIMEKILANLSFEAPDKSGQKIVIDRDYVVEQLDHVVEDRDLSRYIL